In Pseudobdellovibrio exovorus JSS, the genomic stretch AAGACGCGCACGAGGGTCCATTGTTCTAAAGTAATCTTTTTCACTACGGGCTTGTGCCTGAGACACAGTTGGTGTGCTCAGTAGAGCGAAAAGGGTCGTGTAAATAGCTAGGTGAGTTGCCTTCATCGGAGCCTCTTTTGTTATGGGCAAGATGCCTGACGGACTTCATTAACTTTATTAAGTAATGCCTGTACCCAACGATTTTCACGTTGCTCGAGTTCTTGGGCATTTCCACGGAATTTAATTCGAGCAATACGACTTGCTGAAATAATTTGTTTCAGCGTAGCTGCATTCAAGTTCTGTGCACGGGCTAAGAACATATCCTGAGCTTGGCGCGAGATATTGCGAGGCAGCTTTCCATCTGAAGATGAGTAAGTGAACTCGCATGTATTGTTTTTGAAAATACGAGACTCTTCATAAGCTTCGATGTCTCCGCGCGGGCGTGTGTGATTGAAGATCGTTCTTTTCTGCGCACGATTTCCGAAGGAAGCCCCAATGTCGTGTACAAAGGCTAAGCTTTTTAAGCAGATGCTATTGTTAGTTGAATCACGCTCAGTACAAACCAAGGCATTTTGAAATCCAGCATCAGAGGTGAATCCTAAAAAGTGGTTAGCTAAGGCAAATACTTCGCTTTCTAAGCGTTTATTGTGATCCCAGATTCCTCGATCTAATAGTGTATTCACTTCAGACCATGACCATGGGTTTTGTGTTGGAGCATACATACGTTTACCTTCGTACTTGAACTCAATTGAGGCATCCGGAAAAGCCTGTAGAACATAGTTTCCACGGCGGTCGGCTAAAGGAGCCTGTTGTTTGCGGAAAGGACTTTTCTCGCAACCGAAACACATCACTCGATTTGTCATAATGTTATTGTGGGCAGGAACACCCATCGCCCAAAGAATACGAGAGGCCGCAACACTCACATAGTTTTCAACATTTCGTGAGTTTCCATCGCTGTAGCGAACTTTAAAGATTTGAGCTTTGCGGTTTTCAATTTTCTTTTTTTGTCTGTCGGCTAAGTAGACATCGTCATTTTCATCAATAAGGTTTACGGCTTCAGGTACTAATTCACCTTTAGAGTCATAAAGTTGATTTTGCTCATTTGTTCTAGCACAGCGAAACTTAGTTGAATTCCCGTTTTGTGATTGATAGTGGAACCGACAATAAACATCTTGTCCATTTTGTAGGTCTAATTTCCCTTTCAAGCGTGGACTTACAATCTGGCGTTGGAAATCGGCAGAATCTAAAGCGGGAAGTTCATTTAAGAAGCGCGACTCGGCTAAGCAGTTCAGTCTATTCTGTTCGCGCGCGGAAGAGCTTTCATTCCCTGTGGGAATTTGGCAAGCGGCCCATGCGCTGGCAACGCCTACGGCTTGAGTTAAAAAAACAGATAAAATAAGCTTTTTGGCAAAGCTCGTTTTAAGACAAGTGTCTTTTTTCATAAAAGCTCCTAATATGACTATCAGGAGCTTTGCTTCGAAAATTATGCCGATACGATATGCTTTATATGCGTTTTAAAGTCGCCAAACTGTTTAAGGTTTTTCAGGTCCTCTTAAAGGTGCCTATTTTTGCTAGGTTTTTTACTGCTCGATCTGATGTTTTTTTAGTTCCTTATTCAGGCCACCCGTAACCCATAGAAACCACATTTTCCAATCAGAGGCGAAAGACCAAAGTGGGTATTTAAATGTAGCCGGTCTATTTTTTTCAATAGTGAAGTGACTGAACCACGCGCAGGCATAACCTGCGATTAATCCCAGAAGGATAAAGCGGGCTTGGAATGTAACAAAAAATAAAATCAGACAAATAAAGCCAATCGTGCTGCCGACATAATGCCAGTTACGAGTAGCTTTTTTACTATGTTCTTTTAGATAGAAGGGCCAGAACTCTTGGTAGGTTTGAATGCGATCTGTAGTGGTTTTTAAATTTGTCATAGGCTCAAAATAAACACAAATTTAGATTTATTCAAGAGCCTAACGCATGACCATTTGGTCTTGCGTTAGAGTCTGCTGGATAAGATTACAGGGCAGAGTCTTCACCAATCGCAACTTGAAATCGTGTCTTGCCTTTTAATCCGTTTGAAACTTTCCCTAAACTCACAAGATCACTGAGGATATTCTGAGTTTTTTTAGGCGTCGACTCTTGAATTAAAATACTAGCGGCGACACCCGTAACATAAGCTGTCGCCTGAGAGGTTCCACTCATAAAGCCATGGCGGTTATTGGGTAAGGTCGAATAAACAGCTGTACCGGGTGCGGCCAAATCGACGGATTTATTCCCATAGTTACTAAAAGCTCCTAGATTTCCATTCTTATCTGTTGCGGCCACAGAGATAATATTTTTAAGACCATAGTTTGCGGGATAGTATTTAGCCAAGTTCGTATTCTTGCGATTATTACCAGCAGCCGCAATAAATAAAATGTTCTGTTCCTGTGCTTTTTTAATAGCCTCGAATTCCTGAGCAAAAAACTCTTCTCCGCCCGCAGAGTAATTAATAATTTTCACATTCATCTTGGTGGCATATTCAATAGCCCGAACGGTGTTCTTGGCATTTTCATTGGGGTCGATGTTCGGGCTATAGTACTTTAAAATCATTAAGCGAGCTTCTGCTGCTGGCACGGGTATATGGCGTTGAAACTCATTTTTAATAATTCCGGCGATATGAGTTCCATGTCCATTTTCATCAATAACATTGTTATTGTTTTCAACGAAATTCCATCCGTGTACATCATCAACGAAGCCATTTTTATCATCGTCGATACCATTGGAGTCTTTTTGCTTGCCGAATTTATCCAAGCCAGTTTCACCTGGGTTGGTCCATATGAACTCTTTAAGGTCTTTATGGTTTACATCTGCACCTGTATCGATAACAGCAATAACCAGTGCGGACTCATGTTGGTACTGAACCGCTTTTTCTGGCTTCGCCGCGTATGCAGGTGTCATTAAAAGGACTGTCAGAGTCAAAGTAGCTAGCTGTGCTGCTAGAGGTGTTTTCAGTGATGCAGTCATAGGAACTCCTTTCTTCTTATTCTGAAGAAGATTTTCTTAAGCTAGTTAAGAGCAATTTGTAAGCCGTGATGGTTTTGATTTAAAGTTCACATCCTCTGTGAACTTTTTGACAGCGAGGTTTTATGCCACGCTATATACGGGAGCTTCTTCTGTTGCCAATGTGTAGCGATTGCGCCCGCCGTTTTTAGATTTATACAAAGCTGTATCTGTACGTTTCAACCATGACGAGACATCTTCGTTATTCAGCAATTGCGCGATTCCCATAGATGCGGTGTAGGTGATCGTCGTATCGCCACAGTTTAAAATTTGCAGACGAATTCGCTGCAGAGCCTCTTCTGCACGCAAGGACGCGGCGGCTAAGTCATGCTGAGGTAAGACAATCGCAAACTCTTCGCCACCAATACGCGCAACCATTTCATCGTCAGCAGTAAAAACTTCTTTTAATGTACGGACGCACTCTTTTAGTACAAAGTCTCCGGTGTCGTGTCCGTAAGAATCATTAATCTTCTTAAAGAAGTCGATATCCAGAATAATCAAGCTGGCTTGTCCACCAATATCACGACACTGTTGATTAATTTTTTGCAGATACTCGTCAAAGCTTTTTCTATTATGAGCTAAAGTCAAATGGTCGATATTCAAGTTGTACGTTGCTTCTAATAGCTGAGTCTTGACGACGTCCAAACTTTTCTTAGTGCTTTCGATGCGTTTGTCGCGCAGTTCGTTTTTTTGTGTTTGGTATTCAATATAAGCATTGATGAACTCACGAGACTTTGAACGCAAGCTTTCTATTGAATTAGCTTCCACAGCTTCGCGCAGTTCATGTAAGTAGATAGCTAGGCGTTTCTCTTTGGTATTGTCAAAACGCAAGTCTTCACTTAAATGGTCTGCGAAGTCCCAAATGATTCTTTTGAAATCGTCAAAAGTATTTTGAATATACGAGTGCTCGTCGATGCGGTAACTCGAAAAAAACTGACGAATATCAAAAAGAGTTCTTTCTGTTTTCTCTGGGCATGGATCTAAAAGATCTTTTGCCATCGTATCTAGTTTTTCACGCACTTTACGTACAGAGTGTTTTTCAACTTCAAAGAGGTGTTTGTTGTAATTATCTATAATAAATAACAACGTGGCTTTCTCTTCGCTAATATGTTGGATCTCTGCTGGTACTTGCGTGTCTGATGCAGTTTGTGATGTTACGACATCTAATTGTTTCATTAAGTTGATGACCCACTTCTTCATACCAACCTCCGTTCCTGTTGATATGTTCGGAAATCATCTATTGGGATAAGTCTAATTTATTTGAAGAAATCTTCACTTATCATCTTGAGACATTAAGATGGAAATTAAACGATTATGAGCTTAACAAAAAAATAGAAGTGTTTAACTTTGAGAGGCTCAGTTACTGAATCATCGCCATTTGAAACTTTGTTTTACCTTTTAAAGATTTTTTATAGGTACTCATGGCTAACAATTCTTTTAACAAGTTTGGCACATGAGCCGGGCGGCGACTGCGTGTTAAAAGAGCTGCGCTGACACCTGTAACATAGGCGGTTGCCTGTGATGTCCCACTCATACGTCCATATTTATTATTTGGTAGTGTCGATAGAACTTGCTGGCCGATAGCGGCTATATCAATAGAGTTAGAGCCATAGTTACTAAATGAAACCAGTTCTCCGTCCTTATCAGTAGCGGCCACCGAGATGATATTCTGTAAAGGGTAGTTGGCAGGATAGAAACGACGCAGATCTGTATTCGAGTTGTTATTACCTGCGGCGGCAACTAATAGAATACCCTGTTGGTTGGCTTGTTGTAGGGCCTTAAATTCTAAAGAGAATGGACTTTCACCACCACCCGAATAGTTAATAATACGCGCATTCATCTTCGTCGCATATTCAATAGCTTTAACAGTATTCATTACATTCTGCTCATCTTCAGCATTAGCATCGTAGTACTTTAAAATCATAAGACGTACAGACTGTGGCGACGTGCTGCTGGTGCGTTGTTTTTCAAATTCCTGTTGAATGATTCCGCTAATATGCGTTCCGTGTCCTTCTTGGTCACTGACATCATTATTATTTTTAACAAAATTCCATCCATGGACGTCATCGACAAATCCATTGCCATCATCATCTAAGCCATTGGTAGCTTTATTGCGTCCTAAGCGATCTAACCCAGATTCCCCCTCGTTAATCCAGATATAATCTTTTAGGTCTTTATGATTAATATCAGCGCCAGTATCAATAACAGCGACAACGATGTCCTGACGCAATTCCTTTTGAATGTCGGCTTTTGGCTTGTGATCAGGCGTTGTATTAGGAATAGCTGCCTGAGTATTTAGTGAAAAAGACAATACAAGACCTAAAATGAATTGAGCTTTCATTTTTCCCCCGAACCTTCTTTGTTTGATTGAGCACTTCCCCAAGTGCTAGCTGGACGCTACTTAGAAACAAAGCAATGCGGGGGCCATCCCAAAAGCGTTTTATTTTGAGATAAAGTGTAAATATGCAGATAGATGTAAAGAAATTACTAACAGTGTAAACTTTTAAACAGCCTCAAACACTTATCAGAGGCTGTTTACAGGTTTATTAGTCAGCTATTCAATAAGCTATAGGTCGGCTAATTAGGTAGCTAATTAGGAAGCTTTAGGCTGTTTGAGCAGTTTTCCAGCGGTGGTGTAGCGATTACGCCCGCTGTTTTTAGATTGATATAAAGCCAGATCAGCTCGTTTTAACCAGTCTGACGTATTTTCATCTTTTAAAAGCTGTGCGATCCCCATCGAAACGGTGAATCGGATATCAATATCACCTTGGATAAAGACCTCATTGCGAATGCGCTTTTGCAATTCTTCTGCACGGATAACCGCGTGTTCAGCAGAGTGATTAGGTAAGACCACAACGAATTCTTCCCCGCCGATGCGGGCCACCATTTCGTCCTCTTTAGTGAAAACCTCTTTCATGGTTTTAACACACTCTTTCAGCACGAAGTCCCCGATATCATGGCCATAGGAATCGTTAATTTTCTTAAAGTAATCAATATCCAACATAATCAAGCTCAAAGGAGTTTGATTTAATGCCTGCATTTGCATGAGCTTTTTTAAATACTCATCAAAGCTCTTGCGATTGTTGGCTGAGGTTAAATGATCGATATTCAAATTACTATGGGCTTCCATCAATTGCTTTTTAACCGTATCCAGATTCTTCTTGGTGCTTTGGATACGCTTATTACGAAGCTCATTCTTTTGGTGTTGGTATTCCACATACGAGTTAATAAAGTCGCGGGATTTAGAACGTAAAAGCTCAATCGAATTGGCATCGACCGCTTCTTTTAAGTCTTTTAGGTTTGTTGCGAGCTGTTTTTCCTTAGTGCTTTCAAATTGCAGGTCTTCACTGAGCTGATCGGCAAAGTCCCAAACAATGCGTTTAAAATCATCGAAGGTATTTTGAATATAAGAGTACTCATCGATACGATAGCTGGAAAAGAACTGACGAATTTCAAACAGAGTTCTTTCTGTCTTTTCAGGATCTGGATCGACAAGGGCTTTCGCCATGTTGTCGAGTTTTTCACGTACCTTGCGGATGGAATGTTTTTCGATTTCAAAAAGATGCTTGTTATAAGTATCTATAATGTAAAGCAAGGTGGCTTTATCTTCACTTAATAGAGGCGGAGCCTTTTCTGTTGAGGTGTTCGCGTCGCTATCGTGATGAAACGAAATATCCAGTTGCTGTAATAATTTTTCAA encodes the following:
- a CDS encoding S8 family peptidase, coding for MTASLKTPLAAQLATLTLTVLLMTPAYAAKPEKAVQYQHESALVIAVIDTGADVNHKDLKEFIWTNPGETGLDKFGKQKDSNGIDDDKNGFVDDVHGWNFVENNNNVIDENGHGTHIAGIIKNEFQRHIPVPAAEARLMILKYYSPNIDPNENAKNTVRAIEYATKMNVKIINYSAGGEEFFAQEFEAIKKAQEQNILFIAAAGNNRKNTNLAKYYPANYGLKNIISVAATDKNGNLGAFSNYGNKSVDLAAPGTAVYSTLPNNRHGFMSGTSQATAYVTGVAASILIQESTPKKTQNILSDLVSLGKVSNGLKGKTRFQVAIGEDSAL
- a CDS encoding S8 family peptidase; the encoded protein is MKAQFILGLVLSFSLNTQAAIPNTTPDHKPKADIQKELRQDIVVAVIDTGADINHKDLKDYIWINEGESGLDRLGRNKATNGLDDDGNGFVDDVHGWNFVKNNNDVSDQEGHGTHISGIIQQEFEKQRTSSTSPQSVRLMILKYYDANAEDEQNVMNTVKAIEYATKMNARIINYSGGGESPFSLEFKALQQANQQGILLVAAAGNNNSNTDLRRFYPANYPLQNIISVAATDKDGELVSFSNYGSNSIDIAAIGQQVLSTLPNNKYGRMSGTSQATAYVTGVSAALLTRSRRPAHVPNLLKELLAMSTYKKSLKGKTKFQMAMIQ
- a CDS encoding DUF962 domain-containing protein yields the protein MTNLKTTTDRIQTYQEFWPFYLKEHSKKATRNWHYVGSTIGFICLILFFVTFQARFILLGLIAGYACAWFSHFTIEKNRPATFKYPLWSFASDWKMWFLWVTGGLNKELKKHQIEQ
- a CDS encoding GGDEF domain-containing protein gives rise to the protein MKKWVINLMKQLDVVTSQTASDTQVPAEIQHISEEKATLLFIIDNYNKHLFEVEKHSVRKVREKLDTMAKDLLDPCPEKTERTLFDIRQFFSSYRIDEHSYIQNTFDDFKRIIWDFADHLSEDLRFDNTKEKRLAIYLHELREAVEANSIESLRSKSREFINAYIEYQTQKNELRDKRIESTKKSLDVVKTQLLEATYNLNIDHLTLAHNRKSFDEYLQKINQQCRDIGGQASLIILDIDFFKKINDSYGHDTGDFVLKECVRTLKEVFTADDEMVARIGGEEFAIVLPQHDLAAASLRAEEALQRIRLQILNCGDTTITYTASMGIAQLLNNEDVSSWLKRTDTALYKSKNGGRNRYTLATEEAPVYSVA
- a CDS encoding GGDEF domain-containing protein, which produces MKQWVEKLLQQLDISFHHDSDANTSTEKAPPLLSEDKATLLYIIDTYNKHLFEIEKHSIRKVREKLDNMAKALVDPDPEKTERTLFEIRQFFSSYRIDEYSYIQNTFDDFKRIVWDFADQLSEDLQFESTKEKQLATNLKDLKEAVDANSIELLRSKSRDFINSYVEYQHQKNELRNKRIQSTKKNLDTVKKQLMEAHSNLNIDHLTSANNRKSFDEYLKKLMQMQALNQTPLSLIMLDIDYFKKINDSYGHDIGDFVLKECVKTMKEVFTKEDEMVARIGGEEFVVVLPNHSAEHAVIRAEELQKRIRNEVFIQGDIDIRFTVSMGIAQLLKDENTSDWLKRADLALYQSKNSGRNRYTTAGKLLKQPKAS